A section of the Centropristis striata isolate RG_2023a ecotype Rhode Island chromosome 7, C.striata_1.0, whole genome shotgun sequence genome encodes:
- the erap2 gene encoding endoplasmic reticulum aminopeptidase 2: protein MVSARLLVLSLFQVSLAASQPTQSSQQASSPPHPAGEPSPLGSGDLSFPWSRLRLPRYIIPLHYHLLLHPNLTSLTFTGSVQIQIDVQNNTNWVVLHSKGLQISKATIVDQNLAHLSDKVLPVLHNPSHEQIGIFSPRVLSSGQKYFLYIEFGAQLADGFYGFYKSTYRTSTGETRTLASSHFEPTSARMAFPCFDEPSFKANFSVRIRRNKEYISLSNMPIVKTVEVNDGLLEDQFDASVQMSTYLVAFVVCDFKSVTATTSSGVQVSIYAAPEKLQQTRYALEVAVKMLDFYEEYFNIHYPLPKQDLIAIPDFQSGAMENWGLTTYRETSLLFDPFTSSISDKLWVTMVIGHELAHQWFGNLVTMDWWNDIWLNEGFARYMEYISVEATYPDLKVEEYLLDTCFAAVSFDSLNSSRPISSPADNPTQIKQMFDTFSYDKGACVLHMLRHFLTDDVFQRGIVRYLRKFSYRNARNQDLWDSLANTCSEEDFISGKHCYSSSQAAKNAYLFAGEHLDLTAMMNTWILQKGIPLVTVTRRGPRLVLRQDRFLRTVLPSDQLWSTLQQGFLWHIPLTYKTSASSTIHRHLMTTQTDSIHIGEDVSWVKVNTDMTGYYVVHYEDGGWDEMAKLLRENHTALSYKDRTQLIHNSVQLVTAGHLLLNKALDLIGYLQKETHTVPLLQGLGYLEAFYRMIEKRNEFDVTGSLGSYILRFFRAVIDQQTWSDSGSVSERRLRSEVLSLACHLGDPLCLERARQSFKDWLQSNGTLNLPTDVTETVFSVGAQDDYGWATLLHTYNISLSAAQKSKILFALTCSRDTSKLNRLLEMGLEGKVIRSQDLSSLVLMVARNPRGHHLAWNFIKKNWDTLVQKFQLGSSCIRNIIIGTTGQFSSPEELTEVQLFFESIKEQASQLRATQVALDNVHKNVRWFERNLETLRNWLNKQIK, encoded by the exons ATGGTCTCTGCGAGGCTGTTAGTGCTGTCTCTATTCCAAGTGTCTCTGGCTGCGTCTCAGCCCACCCAGAGTTCACAACAGGCATCAAGCCCTCCTCACCCTGCGGGAGAACCGTCTCCTTTGGGATCTGGTGATCTGTCCTTCCCTTGGAGCCGTCTACGTCTGCCAAG GTACATCATTCCTCTTCACTaccacctcctcctgcaccCCAACCTCACAAGCCTCACCTTCACTGGCTCAGTCCAGATCCAGATTGATGTCCAGAACAACACAAACTGGGTTGTATTACACAGCAAGGGTCTGCAGATTTCCAAGGCCACCATAGTGGACCAGAACCTCGCTCACCTGTCTGATAAG GTTCTTCCAGTTCTTCATAACCCTTCCCATGAGCAGATTGGCATTTTCTCTCCTAGAGTGCTCAGCAGCGGCCAAAAGTACTTTCTGTATATTGAGTTTGGGGCGCAACTTGCAGACGGCTTCTATGGCTTCTACAAGAGCACCTACAGAACCAGCACAGGAGAGACTAG AACTTTAGCTTCTTCTCACTTTGAGCCGACCAGTGCTCGGATGGCATTCCCTTGTTTCGATGAGCCGAGCTTCAAGGCCAACTTCTCTGTGCGGATCAGGAGGAATAAAGAGTACATTTCTCTGTCCAACATGCCCATA GTCAAGACGGTTGAGGTAAATGACGGCCTGCTTGAGGACCAGTTTGATGCAAGTGTACAGATGAGCACGTACCTCGTAGCTTTTGTTGTCTGTGACTTCAAGTCTGTCACTGCAACAACATCTTCTGGGGTGCAG GTGTCCATCTATGCTGCTCCTGAGAAGCTGCAGCAAACCCGCTACGCCCTGGAGGTTGCTGTCAAAATGCTTGACTTCTACGAAGAGTATTTCAACATCCACTATCCTCTACCCAAACAAG ATCTGATCGCCATCCCGGATTTCCAGTCTGGTGCGATGGAGAACTGGGGTCTGACCACCTACAGAGAGACCAGCCTTCTCTTTGATCCATTCACATCCTCCATTTCTGACAAACTCTGGGTTACTATGGTGATTGGCCACGAGCTCGCCCATCAG TGGTTTGGTAACTTGGTGACCATGGACTGGTGGAACGATATCTGGCTGAATGAGGGATTTGCCAGATACATGGAGTACATTTCAGTGGAGGCCACCTACCCGGACCTTAAAGTG GAGGAATATCTACTGGACACATGTTTTGCAGCAGTTAGTTTCGACTCGTTGAACTCCTCTCGGCCAATTTCCAGCCCAGCAGACAACCCCACTCAGATCAAACAGATGTTTGACACTTTCTCCTATGATAAA GGAGCATGTGTCCTGCACATGCTGCGACACTTTCTGACAGATGATGTGTTCCAGCGGGGGATAGTACGATACCTCCGCAAGTTCAGCTACAGAAATGCACGCAACCAGGACCTGTGGGACAGCTTAGCCAAT ACATGCTCTGAGGAGGACTTTATCTCAGGAAAACACtgttacagcagcagccagGCCGCCAAGAACGCA TACCTATTTGCAGGGGAACACCTGGACCTGACAGCCATGATGAACACTTGGATTCTGCAGAAAGGCATTCCTCTGGTAACTGTAACTAGGAGGGGGCCTCGCCTGGTGCTTAGACAGGACAGGTTCCTGAGGACAGTGTTGCCTTCTGACCAGCTCTGGTCCACATTGCAACAGGG TTTCCTTTGGCATATCCCTCTGACATACAAGACAAGTGCTTCCAGCACCATCCACAGACACCTGATGACAACACAGACAG ACAGTATACATATAGGAGAGGATGTCAGCTGGGTGAAAGTAAACACTGACATGACAGGCTATTATGTGGTTCATTACGAGGATGGTGGTTGGGACGAGATGGCAAAACTGTTGAGGGAAAACCACACTGCTCTGAGCTACAAAGACAGGACTCAGTTGATACACAACTCCGTTCAATTGGTCAC GGCAGGTCATCTGCTGCTCAATAAAGCTTTAGACCTGATCGGTTACCTGCAGAAGGAGACACACACTGTGCCTCTCCTTCAGGGACTGGGATACCTGGAGGCCTTTTACCGGATGATTGAGAAAAGGAATGAGTTTGACGTAACAGGCAGCCTGGGG AGCTATATCCTGCGATTTTTCCGTGCTGTCATTGACCAGCAGACGTGGAGTGACAGTGGCTCTGTGTCAGAGCGACGGCTGAGGTCAGAGGTCCTGTCACTGGCTTGCCACCTGGGTGACCCTCTCTGTCTGGAGCGGGCACGTCAGAGCTTCAAAGACTGGCTTCAGTCCAACGGTACACTCAA CTTGCCAACTGACGTGACAGAGACAGTGTTTTCAGTCGGAGCTCAGGATGACTATGGCTGGGCTACACTCCTACACACATACAACATCTCCCTCTCTGCAgcacaaaaaagcaaaatccTGTTTGCCTTGACCTGCAGCAGAGACACAAGCAAACTGAACAG GCTGCTGGAGATGGGTCTTGAAGGGAAGGTGATTCGATCACAGGACCTGTCCTCACTCGTCCTGATGGTGGCCAGGAACCCGCGGGGACATCACCTTGCCTGGAACTTTATCAAAAAGAACTGGGACACACTGGTTCAAAA GTTCCAGTTGGGCTCATCTTGTATTAGAAACATCATCATTGGCACCACAGGCCAGTTTTCATCTCCAGAGGAGCTCACTGAA GTGCAGTTGTTCTTTGAGTCCATCAAAGAGCAAGCGTCTCAGCTGAGAGCTACTCAGGTTGCCCTGGACAATGTGCATAAAAATGTTCGCTGGTTTGAGAGGAACCTTGAGACTCTGAGAAACTGGCTGAATAAGCAAATTAAGTGA
- the lnpep gene encoding leucyl-cystinyl aminopeptidase, which translates to MDPFDSNSSDRANLPRNMIENSMFEEEPDVVDLAKDSTAFPTFPALDPDEVVYEPRSSRLLVRGLGENDMDEDEEDCESSARLLGMSFMNRSSAHRSNSSPYTRQAPPRSCSRPSARTMVVCVLFLVIVASMTMVLYFLPGCTFTRTGCRKANKTTPIQPVYPVSTNGQLFPWAQLRLPQSIHPLSYDLTLNPDLDNMTFTGRTIIGMSVLQHTKRIVLHSANLNITKATFKLDNEEARDVIVLEYKPRQQIAVQFTEELKAGQYCVLTLEYSANLSHTYDGFYNSSYTDKDGNKRVLAATQFEPLSARKAFPCFDEPAFKATFLIKINKKKEYMTLSNMPLAKSTPLPNGLVEDEFEKTSVNMSTYIVAFIVANFNPNSKNVSETLVSVYSVPEKKEHTNYALETASKLLEFYNDFFEINYPLKKLDLVAIPDFLAGAMENWGLITFRETSLLVGKQSSPLEKQVVASVIAHELAHQWFGNLVTMSWWNDLWLNEGFATYMQYMSLQTVLPKLDIGNLFLAVRFRALDKDALNSSHAVSTEVNKPEQVEEMFDSVSYEKGASILLMLNASLPGDQQFRKGIIQYLKQFSGLNTDTDDLWNSLTQVEVSTQHQNVSEMMSSWTSKKGFPLVTVSRTGDQVTLTQEHFLLTSDSATHTSSLWNIPVTYVTDNCSFAPECRQIFTLKTKSETLKVPESVKWLKLNYKNTGFYIVHYGEDGWEALTAALSNDVSVLTQEDRASLIHNIFALSRLGRVTFHQVLNLLNYMSKETETSPVTEALLQLNVIYRLLDKRQEHDLVARMKTRIQHQFGSLMDNQTWGEEESVSKQELRSALLGTACSLGKESCVQRAKEEFKKYVESNGTSGIPGDLQQVVFTVAAQSNKDWETLLSMYQYATYDAEKRKMLRGLASTQDARSIVWILKEGLKGDIIQTQELPLVISTVCNGFAGYLFAWDFIQENWDRLIEKFPVGSFAIQSIIKSATSQFSTQTHLDQVQGFFSSLKERGSHMRSVQEALETIRLNQRWMDKNLSALKNWL; encoded by the exons ATGGATCCATTTGACAGCAACAGTTCAG ACCGAGCCAACCTGCCGAGGAACATGATTGAGAACAGCATGTTTGAAGAAGAGCCTGATGTAGTGGATTTGGCCAAAGACTCCACTGCATTTCCG ACGTTTCCTGCTCTTGACCCAGATGAGGTGGTGTATGAGCCTCGTAGCTCACGGTTGCTTGTGCGAGGCCTGGGAGAGAATGACATggacgaggacgaggaggacTGCGAGTCTTCAGCCCGTCTGCTCGGCATGTCCTTCATGAACCGCAGCTCCGCTCACAGATCCAACTCTTCCCCTTACACCAGACAGGCTCCACCCAG GTCATGTTCACGACCCTCAGCCCGTACCAtggttgtttgtgtgttattcCTGGTGATAGTAGCCTCTATGACCATGGTACTCTACTTCTTGCCTGGATGCACCTTTACCAGG ACGGGTTGTCGAAAGGCCAACAAAACCACTCCTATACAGCCAGTCTACCCTGTGTCGACAAATGGCCAACTGTTTCCATGGGCACAGCTCCGACTGCCTCAAAGCATTCATCCTCTTAGCTACGACCTCACCCTGAATCCTGACCTTGACAACATGACCTTCACCGGCCGCACTATAATCGGCATGTCTGTGCTGCAACACACCAAGCGCATTGTCCTGCACAGCGCTAATCTCAACATCACCAAAGCTACGTTCAAG CTGGATAATGAGGAGGCCAGAGATGTGATTGTACTGGAGTACAAACCCAGACAGCAGATAGCAGTTCAGTTCACTGAGGAGCTGAAGGCAGGCCAGTACTGTGTTTTGACCCTGGAGTACTCTGCCAACCTCTCACACACCTATGATGGTTTCTACAACAGCTCATACACTGATAAAGATGGGAACAAAAG GGTCTTAGCTGCCACCCAGTTTGAGCCACTATCAGCAAGAAAGGCCTTTCCTTGCTTTGATGAACCAGCTTTCAAAGCCACCTTCCtgattaaaatcaacaagaaaaaggAATACATGACTCTTTCCAACATGCCTCTG GCTAAAAGCACACCACTTCCAAATGGCCTCGTGGAAGATGAATTTGAAAAGACCAGTGTCAACATGAGCACCTACATTGTGGCCTTCATTGTTGCTAACTTCAACCCTAACAGCAAAAATGTCTCAGAAACTCTG GTGTCTGTGTACTCTGTGCCAGAGAAGAAGGAGCACACTAACTATGCTCTGGAGACAGCCTCCAAACTGCTGGAGTTCTACAATGACTTCTTTGAAATTAACTACCCCCTCAAAAAACTAG ACCTGGTGGCTATCCCAGACTTCCTAGCAGGAGCCATGGAGAACTGGGGACTCATCACTTTCAGAGAGACCAGCCTGCTGGTGGGCAAACAGTCCTCCCCTCTGGAAAAACAAGTCGTTGCCTCCGTCATAGCGCATGAGCTTGCTCATCAG TGGTTTGGAAACTTGGTAACGATGAGTTGGTGGAATGACTTGTGGCTCAACGAGGGCTTTGCCACTTACATGCAGTACATGTCGCTGCAGACAGTGTTGCCCAAGCTGGACATT gGTAATTTGTTCCTGGCAGTACGCTTCAGAGCCTTGGATAAAGATGCACTAAACTCCTCCCACGCTGTGTCAACTGAGGTTAATAAGCCGGAACAGGTGGAAGAGATGTTTGACTCCGTCTCCTATGAGAAG GGTGCGTCTATTCTCCTGATGCTGAACGCCTCCCTGCCAGGTGACCAACAGTTCAGAAAGGGCATCATTCAATACCTGAAACAGTTTAGTGGATTAAACACGGACACTGACGACCTCTGGAACAGTTTGAcacag gTCGAGGTTTCAACGCAGCACCAGAATGTGTCGGAGATGATGAGCTCATGGACGTCAAAGAAAGGCTTCCCATTGGTTACTGTAAGCCGCACAGGAGATCAGGTGACCCTCACACAGGAGCACTTCCTGCTCACGTCTGACAGTGCCACGCATACTTCCAG cTTGTGGAATATTCCTGTGACGTACGTGACTGACAACTGTAGTTTTGCCCCTGAGTGCAGACAGATTTTCACTTTGAAGACCAAGTCAG aaACTCTCAAAGTACCAGAAAGTGTAAAGTGGCTGAAGTTGAACTACAAAAACACAGGCTTCTACATTGTCCACTATGGAGAGGACGGCTGGGAAGCTCTTACCGCTGCTTTGTCCAACGATGTCAGTGTTCTCACACAAGAAGACCGTGCCTCGCTCATACACAACATCTTCGCTCTGTCAAG ACTGGGACGTGTGACCTTCCACCAAGTACTCAACCTGCTGAATTACATGTCGAAAGAAACGGAGACTTCTCCTGTGACAGAGGCGTTGTTACAGCTCAATGTAATCTACCGGCTGCTGGACAAAAGACAAGAGCACGATCTAGTGGCCCGCAtgaag ACTCGTATTCAGCATCAGTTTGGTTCTCTGATGGACAACCAAACATGGGGCGAGGAGGAGAGCGTGTCTAAACAGGAGCTGCGCTCAGCCCTGCTTGGGACGGCCTGTAGTCTGGGTAAAGAAAGCTGCGTTCAGAGAGCAAAAGAAGAGTTCAAGAAGTATGTCGAGTCCAATGGGACCTCAGG gATCCCTGGTGATCTGCAGCAAGTTGTATTCACTGTGGCTGCTCAGTCAAATAAAGACTGGGAAACTTTGCTCAGCATGTACCAATATGCCACCTATGAtgcagagaagagaaaaatgcTGCGAGGCCTAGCATCTACTCAGGACGCACGTTCTATTGTatg GATTCTAAAGGAAGGTCTGAAGGGAGATATCATCCAGACACAGGAGTTGCCGCTGGTCATCAGCACTGTATGTAACGGCTTTGCAGGCTACCTGTTTGCCTGGGATTTCATACAAGAGAACTGGGATCGGCTCATAGAGAA GTTCCCTGTGGGCTCCTTTGCCATTCAGTCAATCATCAAGTCTGCCACCTCTCAGTtctccacacagacacaccttgatcaa GTTCAGGGTTTCTTCTCCAGTCTGAAGGAGCGTGGATCTCACATGAGAAGTGTGCAGGAAGCTTTGGAAACCATCAGGCTGAACCAGCGCTGGATGGACAAAAACTTGTCCGCGCTCAAGAACTGGCTCTAA